Proteins encoded by one window of Rhodamnia argentea isolate NSW1041297 chromosome 6, ASM2092103v1, whole genome shotgun sequence:
- the LOC115756176 gene encoding AP2/ERF and B3 domain-containing transcription repressor TEM1-like, with protein sequence MDGNSSCIDELSSTSDSISVPLPSKPSPLSLCRLGSGASVLVDCEGVIEAKSRKLPSSKYKGVVPQPNGRWGAQIYEKHRRVWLGTYNKVDEAAMAYDVAVKRFRGRDAVTNFKLRSDTEDCDREAAFLNSQSKAEIVDMLRKHSYYAELEQSKRKHFSGSGTSVSAMEVLGDPSRPDRAAMACHLLFQKEVTQSDVGKLNRFVIPKQHAEKHFPLRHRTSPATSKGVLLNFIDSGGKVWRFRYSYWNSSHSYVLTRGWTRFVKEKSLRAGDIVSFHRSAGPEKQLHIKCMRRSWLGRHGPVHPVKMVRLFGVNIFTVSTADGGGYRGDG encoded by the coding sequence ATGGATGGTAACAGCAGCTGCATAGACGAGCTCAGCTCAACAAGCGACTCCATTTCCGTTCCACTGCCGTCGAAACCCTCACCGCTGAGCCTCTGCCGTCTTGGCAGTGGCGCGAGCGTGTTAGTGGACTGCGAAGGTGTCATTGAAGCCAAGTCAAGGAAGCTGCCCTCGTCCAAGTACAAGGGCGTCGTCCCTCAGCCCAACGGCCGCTGGGGCGCGCAAATCTACGAGAAGCACCGGAGGGTGTGGCTCGGCACCTATAACAAGGTGGACGAGGCCGCAATGGCCTACGACGTCGCCGTCAAGCGCTTCCGCGGCCGAGATGCCGTCACTAACTTCAAGCTGAGGTCTGACACTGAAGACTGCGATCGCGAAGCCGCTTTTCTGAATTCCCAATCCAAGGCGGAGATCGTCGACATGCTGAGGAAGCACTCGTACTATGCTGAGCTCGAGCAGAGCAAGAGAAAGCACTTCAGCGGCAGTGGCACAAGCGTCAGTGCGATGGAAGTCCTTGGAGATCCGTCCAGGCCGGATCGGGCTGCGATGGCCTGTCATCTCCTTTTCCAGAAGGAGGTCACGCAGAGTGACGTAGGGAAGCTGAACCGGTTCGTGATTCCGAAGCAACACGCGGAGAAGCACTTCCCCCTGCGCCACCGCACGAGCCCTGCGACTTCAAAGGGCGTTTTGCTGAATTTCATAGACAGTGGAGGCAAAGTGTGGAGATTCAGGTACTCGTATTGGAACAGCAGCCACAGCTACGTGCTCACGCGGGGTTGGACCCGGTTTGTCAAGGAGAAGAGCTTGAGGGCTGGAGATATCGTCAGCTTCCACCGGTCGGCCGGGCCAGAGAAGCAGCTTCATATCAAGTGCATGAGGAGGAGCTGGCTGGGCCGACACGGGCCCGTCCATCCGGTCAAGATGGTGAGGTTATTCGGGGTCAACATCTTCACCGTGTCGACAGCGGACGGCGGCGGCTACAGAGGTGATGGTTGA